Proteins found in one Oncorhynchus gorbuscha isolate QuinsamMale2020 ecotype Even-year linkage group LG15, OgorEven_v1.0, whole genome shotgun sequence genomic segment:
- the LOC123996447 gene encoding putative cell agglutination protein pfl3 has product MGPFRVISVSHDTISVSHDTISVSHDTISVSHDTISVSHDTLSVSQDTISVSQDTISVSHDTVSVSQDTISVSHDTISVSHDTISVSQDTISVSQDTISVSQDTISVSQDTISVSQDTISVSHDTISVSQDTISVSHDTVSVSHDTVSVSHDTVSVSHDTVSVSQDTISVSQDTISVSQDTISVSQDTVSVSHDTVSVSHDTVSVSHDTISVSHDTISVSHDTVSVSHDTVSVSHDTVSVSQDTISVSHDTVSVSQDSVSVSQDTVSVSHDTVSVSHDTVSVSHDTNSVSHDTISVSHDTISVSQDTISVSHDTVSVSHDTNSVSHDTISVSQDTISVSHDTVSVSHDTISVSQDTISVSHDTVSVSHDTNSVSHDTVSVSHDTVSVSHDPTVSHDTTVSHDTTVSHDTTVSQDTVSVSHDTVSVSHDTVSVSHDTVSVSHDTVSVSHDTVSVSHDTVSVSHDTTVSHDTTVSHDTVSVSHDTVSVSHDTISVSHNTISVSHDTISVSHNAISVSHDTISVSHDTISVSHNTISVSHDTISVSHDTISVSHDTISVSHDTISVSHNTISVSQDTISVSQDTISVSHDTVSVSQDTISVSHNTISVSYDTISVSHNTISVSHNTISVSHNTISVSHDTTVSHDTTVSHNSISVSYDTISVSHDTTVSHDTTVSHNTISVSYDTISVSHDTISVSHDTVSVSHNTISVNHDTVSVSHKTVSDCAEIVSVVRGTILPKVVITPVVEGSGSCFLTCWEICRRALEQDIDPGGFCVSL; this is encoded by the exons ATGGGTCCGTTCCGTGTCATCTCAGTGAGCCACGACACCATCTCAGTGAGCCACGACACCATCTCAGTGAGCCACGACACCATCTCAGTGAGCCACGACACCATCTCAGTGAGCCACGACACCTTGTCAGTGAGCCAAGACACCATCTCAGTGAGCCAAGACACCATCTCAGTGAGCCACGACACTGTCTCAGTGAGCCAAGACACCATCTCAGTGAGCCACGACACCATCTCAGTGAGCCACGACACCATCTCAGTGAGCCAAGACACCATCTCAGTGAGCCAAGACACCATCTCAGTGAGTCAAGACACCATCTCAGTGAGTCAAGACACCATCTCAGTGAGCCAAGACACCATCTCAGTGAGCCACGACACCATCTCAGTGAGCCAAGACACCATCTCAGTGAGCCACGACACCGTCTCAGTGAGCCACGACACCGTCTCAGTGAGCCACGACACCGTCTCAGTGAGCCACGACACTGTCTCAGTAAGCCAAGACACCATCTCAGTGAGCCAAGACACCATCTCAGTGAGCCAAGACACCATCTCAGTGAGCCAAGACACCGTCTCAGTGAGCCACGACACCGTCTCAGTAAGCCACGACACTGTCTCAGTGAGCCACGACACCATCTCAGTGAGCCACGACACCATCTCAGTGAGCCACGACACCGTCTCAGTGAGCCACGACACTGTCTCAGTGAGCCACGACACCGTCTCAGTAAGCCAAGACACCATCTCAGTGAGCCACGACACCGTCTCAGTGAGCCAAGACTCCGTCTCAGTAAGCCAAGACACCGTCTCAGTGAGCCACGACACTGTCTCAGTGAGCCACGACACTGTGTCAGTGAGTCACGACACCAACTCAGTGAGCCACGACACCATCTCAGTGAGCCACGACACCATCTCAGTAAGCCAAGACACCATCTCAGTGAGCCACGACACTGTCTCAGTGAGTCACGACACCAACTCAGTGAGCCACGACACCATCTCAGTAAGCCAAGACACCATCTCAGTGAGCCACGACACTGTCTCAGTGAGTCACGACACCATCTCAGTAAGCCAAGACACCATCTCAGTGAGCCACGACACTGTGTCAGTGAGTCACGACACCAACTCAGTGAGCCACGACACCGTCTCAGTGAGCCACGACACCGTCTCAGTGAGCCACGACCCCACAGTGAGCCACGACACCACAGTGAGCCATGACACCACAGTGAGCCACGACACCACAGTGAGCCAAGACACCGTCTCAGTGAGCCACGACACCGTCTCAGTGAGCCACGACACCGTCTCAGTGAGCCACGACACCGTATCAGTGAGTCACGACACCGTCTCAGTGAGTCACGACACCGTCTCAGTGAGCCACGACACCGTCTCAGTGAGCCACGACACCACAGTGAGCCACGACACCACAGTGAGCCACGACACCGTCTCAGTGAGCCACGACACCGTCTCAGTGAGCCACGACACCATCTCAGTGAGTCACAACACCATCTCAGTGAGTCACGACACCATCTCAGTGAGTCACAACGCCATCTCAGTGAGTCACGACACCATCTCAGTGAGCCACGACACCATCTCAGTGAGTCACAACACCATCTCAGTGAGTCACGACACCATCTCAGTGAGTCACGACACCATCTCAGTGAGTCACGACACCATCTCAGTGAGTCACGACACCATCTCAGTGAGTCACAACACCATCTCAGTGAGCCAAGACACCATCTCAGTGAGCCAAGACACCATCTCAGTGAGCCACGACACTGTCTCAGTGAGCCAAGACACCATCTCAGTGAGTCACAACACCATCTCAGTGAGCTACGACACCATCTCAGTGAGTCACAACACCATCTCAGTGAGTCACAACACCATCTCAGTGAGTCACAACACCATCTCAGTGAGCCACGACACCACAGTGAGCCATGACACCACAGTGAGTCACAACTCCATCTCAGTGAGCTACGACACCATCTCAGTGAGCCACGACACCACAGTGAGCCACGACACCACAGTGAGTCACAACACCATCTCAGTGAGCTACGACACCATCTCAGTGAGCCACGACACCATCTCAGTGAGCCACGACACCGTCTCAGTGAGTCACAACACCATCTCAGTGAACCACGACACCGTCTCAGTGAGTCACAAGACCGTCTCAGATTGTGCAGAAATCGTTTCTGTAGTTAGAGGcaccatactcccaa aggtggTAATCACACCTGTGGTGGAGGGTTCGGGTTCATGTTTTTTGACCTGCTGGGAgatctgtcgacgtgcccttgagcaggacATTGACCCTGGaggcttctgtgtgtcgctctga